Part of the Canis aureus isolate CA01 chromosome 3, VMU_Caureus_v.1.0, whole genome shotgun sequence genome, cttgtttattcattcaactatgAACAGCTATTATACATCAAGCATTGTGTTAATCATCAGGAGCACTATGGACAGTAAGACACATcgaattaagtaaaaataattatagagaaAAGTTCTCCCAAGAAAAGTAAAGGCTCAAAGGAAGAGATCAGTCAGACAGATGCTAATATAGAGACAATCACCATAGAAGAGTTTTAGAAAAGATATTTCAGCTCAGTGAGGAGATGGACAAGAACTGGAGCAAGAGTGTTCCAGGCAGGAGGAACCCAAAAGAGTGGATCCCAAGATGACATACCTCGCTCTAAGATGCTCTGAAAGTCAACAAGTCTGATGCCTGATAGGGGGAGAGTCCCACAAAATGGGGCTGGAGAGGTATAGCAGCCCTGTCTCAGAGAAGGACCATTTAGTACAATTACCACGACCAACTTCTTATGAATCTTCTTGACCAACTTACTTTCATGCATTAATTTCCATGTACACTTGGCCCAGTTTCATGAAAACCACCCTCACCTTAGATTGTCAGCTTAGATTCTGGGTtccaaaactttattttatttttatcttattttaatcatGCTTTCCATTCCTCCTACCCTACCCCACCCTAAAATATCCCCAGAAAAGGATGGAGACCTGAAGACTCAAGTTGAAAAGCTCTGGAGAGAAGTCAATGCCCTGAAGGAAATGCAAGCCCTACAGACAGGTAAGACCCAACGTATCAGGACTTTGTCTcaaaagacagaggaaaagaaatcatgATTTTCCAGCAATTCAAACTATACCCACAATACATGTCAAGTTCTAAGTGACACTCTTTAAAAGAGACATTTTCAAACCGAGGATACCTGGGTTGCCCAGTTGGTTAAGAACCTGacccttggtttcggctcaggtcatgagctcacaGTCATGAcatccgcattgggctccacactcagtcaGCAGAGTATGCACAaggttttctctcttcctttccctctgcccctccccacctcaaacaaacaaacaaacaaacaaacaaacgaatgaatctttacaaaaagagagagattgacaAGCCAGAGAGGTATCCAGGAGAAAGGATCCAAAAGCTGGGGAGACAATTGTTTTGGGAAATCAGCTTGATTTTCCACTCCCTTCTCCTATATATAGGtggtatagaaataaaaataggcatctgaataatgcattttaaaagtttGTCCATAACTCTTCTCTAATagtcaatgaaacagaattgaaGCAAATATTCATTGGTGAAGATACTTAGCATTCATTAGATGTTTACTAAGTGCCCACTGGGAGATCTGCTGAGGTTCAACTAAACACGGGATCACAGGACTCAGTCTGACCACATGGAGGACCAGATGCAAATGGAAAGCCATTGGTTAGAAGCACAGCTTGGCATTCCTCTTTACAAAGGAGTAGAGCTCCCAACAGCCTATGCAGCTATACACCTGTCTTCCAGGAGTTACCCTCCTTGGCTCCCACGGGCTAAGGAAAAGAGAGCCACACTGGGTGGGTTCAAGAATAGCCCTTGCTCACAAGAGTTATACCTCCAGGATCCAACACCTCACATAGCAACTCCAAAAGCAGAACTTCAAGGGTCCTGCGAGAGACCTGTCCAATTATAAGAGTTACTGCTTTTAGGGAAGACTAAAGTTATGGCTTTCCATCAAGGATTTATAACTCCCAGGCCAGCTTTGTGTTACCAGTTCAAGGTCATTTTTACCACAAGCAACTTTGCCTAGTCATACTGGTGACATATTCCATTTATCAGGTTTCCAGGAAGAGAATACAAAAGCCAAAGGAAGATTAAATGCCCATGAGGAAGGCAAAAGAGTTTTATTAATGCCTTGCCCACAGCTGGGCACTTTAAATACATTACAAACATTAAAACATTAGTCCTCCAACAATTTATGAGATAGGTACCATTatgattatcctcattttatagatgagaaaacggaggcataaataaataagtattttctcCAACAATTACACACCTAGTAAATGTCAGAGTCTGGTTCTCCAGACTTTGCCCTAAAACTATCTTTATGTTTGATTTATCCTGAATAACCTAAACAATATTACCAGGGCTGAGTTACCTGCATAATAAAACCACTTTCTTTCCATATGTCAATTCagactcttgtttttgtttgttttcttaaataattatgaaatactAATACTTTAGTTCCAAAAGTTCCAAAGAAAGCAGCATACAATAGAGCTACACAAAGAAACAAGCATGTGTATATCAAAGCAGCATGAAACTAAAAATGCCTTGAGGGTGGGACAGACCTGAGTTCATGTAGTTATGATCTTATATGCTACATAAGTTGCATTTTTACACACAAAGTCGTTATAAGTAACAACTTCTATTAGGCCTCAATATCCTGATATGTAAAGGTGGGAGAAATAAAATCTCACTTTATGGGATTATTGTGATTATTACATTAGTTCATTATTATAAAGTGCTTGGCACAAGGTCTGACACATACAAAATCtccaataaatgttaatttataatTATGATCACACATCACTATAATTAATAGTAATATTAACTACTATTTTCCAAGTCCAATCCTGGATGTATAATACTAAAAAAACATTAATATACCAAATTTCACATCTTTACAGTCTGTCTCCGAGGCACAAAAGTTCACAAGAAATGCTACCTTGCTTCAGAAGGTTTGAAGCACTTCCATGAAGCCAATGAAGACTGCATCTCCAAGGGAGGAACCTTGGTTATCCCCAGAAACTCTGACGAAATCAATGCCCTCCGAGACTATGGTAAAAGAAGCCTGCCAGGTGTCAATGACTTTTGGCTGGGCATCAATGACATGGTCACAGAGGGCAAGTTTGTTGATGTCCATGGAGTCACCATCTCCTTCCTCAACTGGGACCACGCACAGCCTAATGGCGGTAAGCGTGAAAACTGTGCCCTGTTCTCCCAGTCAGCTCAGGGCAAATGGAGTGATGAGGTCTGTCGTAGCACCAAGAGGTACATATGTGAATTTATTATCCCTTAATAGACCCTTCTCAAAAATGCAAGATTGATCACGATTTACAGGCTGATGGTTCACAAGAGTAAGTCAGAATTGTCACATGGGCTTCTTTTGTGTCCACAGGTAAACACGAGTCAGCCAATTTTGCTACCACATTTCACTGTGATTTTGCTCTCTTTGGAGTATAGGAGGTCAGAAATAATGATCCAGCTATGTGCACAATGTTAATGTGGCTTCTGCAAAATGGGCTATCTAATCCTTCCCACTTTCCTAGGCCCTCTCCTTTGTACAGAAACCAGGTCTGTTAAAAACACAACAGCTACCTGGAAGATTTTCTCTTGGAAGTTTATATTTGATTGATGAGCATTCtctaaatcagaaattctgggagcAATATAACCTAGAAACCTCTTAGTCTGATGCCCAATCTGTTCCAACCCAGTCATAGCATTTTGCTAGCCTATAAACCTTTCTGAGTCGTTGCATCCCCTGGTGGGACCTGCATCCTGTCTGCCACATCAGAACATGGATATCTCAGAAATGTTCTGatttaactttgttttcttcatgacCCTCTTCCTCCACCATATACACACCCTGATTTTGAAAATGCCCGGTCCAGTCCTGAAAGGGAATGATAAAACAGGATATTTGGTCAATTTGTAGTCCCAGAATTACATTACTATTTCTGACTTGAATAGGTAACACTAAGGCAAACTGTATGggaaaataaagtaggaaaaaaatatgtttactttTCCCTTGCTTTAGTATCCTTATCCTCCTAGATGAAATTGAGGGTTGATATTATATATGTCAGTTTCCTTTACATACTTTATGTACTTATATATGTGTAAACAAGCATATATTGAAGTCTATTAGGGGCAATCTACCTTTGGAGGTTGAACATtggatttaaataatattattttggaGTCATACATCTATGCAATATTTTATTCTGTCAAATGCTATTTCCATTAAATAGTTTAACTAGATtgtataaaataactttattgcCTAACATGAAATTACAAAGCTTAGGCATAGGGGAAATGGGCTTTTTAGAAGCCAGGAATTCTAAGTATATTCTGTTCTtcaaataaatgtcattttcttctttaaatattgaaTATGTTTTATGAACAATATCTTTCTTTGCAAACTCGAATTACATGTGCTTGGAattaagttttagtttttttcactGCACAATAATAAAGCCTGAGTTCTGATCGACGTGGATGTATTTGGATGTTGATTAGTTATTCAAACTATGTTAGTTTATATCAAACTTGGCACAATTTGAGGGGAGGAAATACCCTAGATCTGATCGAACTGGTGATTTAGATATCTTAGGAGAATAATTTTATGTGACAATAAAGAGGTAGTCTGAAGAGAGgaggagaatattaaaaagaaagttgtaCCTACAGTTGTTTTTGGTAGGCCCTGACCCATCCCCTATTCCAACACAGAATTCCCCACAAAGATTATGACAATAATGAAATTAATAGACATTGATGGTAGTAAAATCTCATCATACTCCAGGTATTGTGccaaattttatataattctcATTAATCTCTATAACAAACCTGGGTATTAGGCTCtagaattatttcatttcatagaaagaagaacaaactgaGAAAAGAGAGATACTAACTtgtcccacatcacactccagGAAGTAGTGGAATTGTGTCCAGAACCCAAAAAGTTGACTCAGATCCTACTTCTTTGGCAACTATGGAAGAACTGTGACAATGTCAAGGCTGTTCAAGTAGGCAATGGAAGTGGACTCTAATCCATTCTCCCAGTTTCTGTCAGTTGGGATAACATTTTGGGCAAACAGCTGACCTTGCTAAGGCATTCAGTCTGAGGTTGTTTCAAAAGGGTAAATAAAGACAACCAGGGTTCATACAAGTCTGTGTCAGAGTTTGGGTCTCCAGGAGATGGGGCATATAGCTAAGATGATCCTTCTTCCGAGTACTCCAACCAGAAAGATCAAAATAAGCTTAATTCAAAAGAACAGATGAAGGTTAGTGAGGGGAAATCACGAGATTAGCATGAGGAAGAGCAGATGGATGGGAGACAGAGCAAACTGGAAAGAGTAGATTAAGAAATTATCTGGTTTGCCCAGAGCCGAACTCATGACCTCGACTTTATTATTTGGCCAACAAATTATCCAAAAACCATACCCACAAGATTCAATAACCTAGATTTCCCTTTAGTCTATTTTGCCTTTTGGATACTATTTTGCAAACAATTGATCTTCAGGCAAGATTAATAAATAGGTCTTAACTCTTaggtcaatttttctttttttttttaagattttatttatttattcatgagagacacagagagaggcagagacataggcagagggagaagcaggctccatgcagggagctcaatgtgggactcaatcccaggaccgtgggctcatgccctgaaccaaaggcaggtgctcaactactgagccacccaggtgtcccatcttaGGCCaatttttctgtctccatgaaaGTTACCAGACTAGGCACAGAATGTAGACAAACATCCTGAAGCTTGGTGGAAATAGTGCCCTAAGCAATTAGTAATGTCTCTCACAAGCTCATGGTACGAGAACATCAACATTTACCAACATTGTCATCCCTAGGGTAAACACTTGGCTTCCTGAACATATCAATTATAAGCCAAGCCCAATGGTTAAAGTCCTACAAGCCTTCCAGGAAGCTGATTTTAATCTatagagcagtgcttctcaaactttcttGTGCTTACAAATCATCTGGGAAACTTGTTAAATTGCAGATcctgagggtctgggctgaggcCCTAGATTCTGGATTTCTAAAAGCTTACAGTTGAAACCAAGAGTACGAGATCACACACCATGATCTGAGAGCAAGAGCCTAAAGCTTTAGTTACTTGCCCAGAGACAGTCTCAGATGGACTCCTGCAAGTTTACTTTTCTTTAACTCAAATGTCAAAGGTAAGACCTGCAGTTCATCTGAATGAAGAATAATACTGAGAGCAATTTTTCTACCTACCACAGATGCCGCTATCCATATCATTAAATGAGGTACAAGGTAAAAATCAATTAGTTAAAGGAAATATCAATAAGAGAGGCTGGAATTCATGATGTGAAGGAAGACTTACTGCAATGAt contains:
- the CLEC3A gene encoding C-type lectin domain family 3 member A — translated: MAKNGLVIYLLVITLLLDQTTSHTSKFKARKHSKRRVKEKDGDLKTQVEKLWREVNALKEMQALQTVCLRGTKVHKKCYLASEGLKHFHEANEDCISKGGTLVIPRNSDEINALRDYGKRSLPGVNDFWLGINDMVTEGKFVDVHGVTISFLNWDHAQPNGGKRENCALFSQSAQGKWSDEVCRSTKRYICEFIIP